A region from the Aegilops tauschii subsp. strangulata cultivar AL8/78 chromosome 5, Aet v6.0, whole genome shotgun sequence genome encodes:
- the LOC109760219 gene encoding mechanosensitive ion channel protein 2, chloroplastic yields the protein MAVGLTSQLFQGVPATNRFGQTHKFCGVRRIAGVEMRRFPSSTSFPSLAYGQDSLVHNSSGRNYMPMLYVPYRYRALRVRSFALPVALKEIPLVKSASLVLNRSCDTLLANPATALVVPAIGIIVFALWGFLPLVKDIRNRFDHGGNWKKSPTYLISSSYLQPLLLWTGATLICRGLDPVVLPSAASQAVKTRLLTFVRSLSTVLATAYIMTSLIQQVQKFLVDIRSPSDTRAMGLDFTMRAVYTGIWIAAVSLFMELLGFNTQKWITAGGFGTVLLTLAGREIFTNFLSSVMINATRPFVVSEWINAKIDGVEVSGIVEHVGLWSPTIIRGDDREAIYIPNHKFTMSILRNNTRRNHWRIKTYLAISHMDAGKIGIIVADMRKVLAKNHHIEQQKLHRRVFFEKIDPKTQALMIYISCFVKTSHFEEYLNVQEAVMLDLLTIVGHHRARLATQIRTVQKSYGNADIDNIPFGEDTYSPRARGRPLLIDTSARISDDKKPPRPAVAREDQKAKVASVSAVEAKSDAPDGSSLNNSEKQEEKKLVPDDAGLKKDHVKTTIPSPTTPWADPVASTTSKTDEGKAQGSEGQGDGSSVATPKKESSRPAFEDNIVLGVALEGSKRTLPIDEGMNPHLSLSEPEQDTGSSPKKKGQSYSLSGQEKAD from the exons ATGGCGGTTGGACTAACATCCCAGCTGTTCCAAGGAGTCCCTGCTACCAACAGATTCGGCCAAACCCACAAATTTTGTGGAGTACGACGAATAGCTGGTGTGGAGATGCGACGTTTTCCCTCATCCACTTCGTTTCCTTCACTTGCTTAT GGGCAAGATTCCTTGGTGCATAACTCGTCCGGGAGGAACTACATGCCCATGCTTTATGTGCCTTATAGATATCGGGCCTTGCGTGTTAGATCTTTTGCTTTGCCAGTTGCTTTGAAGGAAATTCCTTTGGTGAAGAGTGCGTCATTAGTATTGAATAG GTCATGCGACACTTTACTTGCAAATCCAGCTACTGCACTCGTGGTACCTGCAATTGGAATAATTGTATTTGCTCTATGGGGTTTTTTGCCTCTAGTGAAGGACATCAGAAACCGTTTTGAT CATGGAGGTAACTGGAAAAAGAGCCCTACATACCTAATTTCTAGTTCCTACCTTCAACCTTTACTCCTTTGGACAGGGGCAACACTTATCTGCAG GGGTTTGGATCCAGTCGTGTTGCCTTCAGCAGCAAGCCAAGCTGTTAAAACACGCCTTTTGACATTTGTGAGATCCTTATCGACCGTCCTGGCTACTGCATATATTATGACAAG CTTGATTCAGCAGGTACAGAAATTTCTAGTGGACATACGAAGCCCCAGTGATACACGAGCT ATGGGGTTGGATTTTACCATGAGAGCTGTTTATACTGGTATCTGGATTGCTGCTGTTTCTCTCTTTATGGAGTTGCTGGGTTTCAATACCCAGAAGTGGATAACTGCTGGAGGTTTTGGGACAGTATTGCTTACGCTTGCTGGTCGTGAG ATTTTTACGAATTTCCTCTCAAGTGTTATGATCAATGCCACCCGCCCATTTGTAGTGAGTGAATGGATCAATGCAAAGATAGATGGTGTTGAGGTATCTGGTATTGTTGAG CATGTCGGCTTGTGGTCACCAACAATCATTCGAGGCGATGACAGAGAAGCTATATACATCCCTAATCATAAGTTCACAATGTCTATATTGAGGAATAACACTCGGAGAAACCATTGGCGTATTAAGACATATCTTGCTATAAGCCACATGGATGCTGGAAAAATTGGT ATAATTGTTGCAGACATGAGGAAAGTGTTGGCCAAGAATCATCATATAGAACAACAGAAGCTGCATAGGAGAGTATTCTTTGAAAAAATTGATCCAAAAACTCAAGCTCTTATG ATATACATATCCTGCTTTGTGAAGACATCGCATTTTGAAGAGTATCTAAATGTCCAG GAAGCTGTTATGTTGGATCTTCTTACGATAGTTGGGCACCACAGGGCAAGGCTTGCTACACAGATCCGAACAGTTCAGAAATCATATGGCAACGCAGACATTGACAACATTCCTTTTGGAGAGGATACATATAGTCCTCGTGCACGTGGCCGTCCGCTCCTGATCGATACTTCTGCAAGGATCAGTGACGACAAGAAACCTCCTCGACCGGCAGTAGCACGCGAGGATCAGAAAGCAAAGGTGGCAAGTGTATCAGCGGTAGAGGCGAAGTCAGATGCACCTGACGGTTCGAGTTTAAACAACTCGGAGAAGCAGGAAGAGAAAAAGTTGGTTCCAGATGATGCTGGGTTGAAGAAGGATCATGTGAAAACAACTATACCATCTCCCACAACTCCATGGGCAGATCCTGTTGCGTCTACTACTTCCAAGACCGATGAAGGGAAGGCTCAAGGATCAGAAGGACAAGGAGATGGTTCTTCAGTTGCTACACCAAAGAAGGAATCTAGTAGACCTGCCTTTGAAGACAACATTGTTCTTGGTGTAGCTCTCGAGGGCTCGAAGAGGACACTCCCAATCGACGAAGGGATGAACCCTCATCTGTCGCTATCTGAACCTGAGCAGGACACTGGTTCGTCGCCTAAGAAGAAGGGTCAAAGCTACTCACTTTCAGGCCAAGAGAAGGCGGACTAG